A region of Paenibacillus sp. JNUCC-31 DNA encodes the following proteins:
- a CDS encoding GNAT family N-acetyltransferase has protein sequence MKPFPEIETDRLYLRELTLEDRESVFKHFADPEVTRFMDIEPCRDIKEAEEIIQFHMDDSGCRYGLFNKVNNDFLGKVGFHCWAKREPSSAELGFDLSRSYWGQGLMQKALIEIIKMGWDVMNLDFIEATVEQANIRSQNLLVKMHFSKADELKGDLFYYMLNKEEFIL, from the coding sequence ATGAAACCTTTTCCTGAAATAGAGACTGACCGATTGTATCTTAGAGAGCTAACTTTGGAGGATCGGGAGTCTGTATTCAAGCATTTTGCTGATCCTGAAGTAACTCGATTCATGGATATTGAGCCTTGCCGTGACATAAAAGAAGCAGAAGAAATTATACAATTTCATATGGATGATTCAGGTTGCAGGTATGGTCTGTTCAACAAAGTAAATAATGATTTCCTCGGAAAAGTAGGATTTCACTGCTGGGCCAAAAGAGAACCGTCAAGCGCGGAGCTTGGATTTGATTTATCCCGTTCCTATTGGGGACAAGGTTTAATGCAAAAAGCTTTAATCGAAATCATCAAAATGGGTTGGGATGTTATGAATCTTGATTTTATTGAAGCCACAGTAGAGCAGGCCAACATTCGGTCACAGAATTTGTTAGTTAAGATGCATTTTTCAAAAGCTGATGAGTTGAAAGGTGACTTGTTCTACTACATGTTGAATAAGGAAGAGTTTATCTTGTAA
- a CDS encoding GNAT family N-acetyltransferase has product MEAEVSKMKKRISLAQYNEKYNQDLANFSLSNEQVQFTAMPAEVMEEAFQNPNKYPVVILKDKTPVGFFILHKNSEYVEERDASRTILVRALSITMEHQGNGYAMDAMKALPEWVKQLDPKINEIILAVNEGNIAAQKLYLKAGFLDTGERKTGIHGLQLILHYRMR; this is encoded by the coding sequence ATGGAAGCAGAGGTGTCCAAAATGAAAAAACGGATTAGCCTGGCCCAATATAATGAGAAGTACAATCAAGACTTGGCTAATTTTTCGTTAAGTAATGAACAGGTCCAATTTACTGCAATGCCTGCGGAAGTGATGGAGGAGGCATTCCAAAATCCGAACAAATATCCGGTAGTGATTTTAAAGGATAAGACTCCAGTTGGTTTCTTCATATTACATAAAAATTCTGAATACGTAGAGGAAAGAGATGCTTCCCGTACAATACTGGTACGTGCGTTATCCATTACGATGGAACATCAGGGGAATGGATATGCAATGGATGCCATGAAGGCACTGCCTGAATGGGTTAAGCAGCTCGATCCAAAGATCAATGAAATTATTTTAGCTGTGAATGAGGGGAATATTGCGGCACAAAAGCTGTATCTGAAAGCAGGTTTTCTGGATACGGGAGAACGAAAAACGGGCATTCATGGTCTTCAACTGATTTTGCATTATAGAATGAGGTGA
- a CDS encoding NUDIX hydrolase, whose product MDLLINSDNNNITYEKDNNKFNFRVAGIVIHQGKVLLHTTEQDDFWNLPGGRMEFNETTEAAIVREMYEELGVCVQPQRVAFVSEDFFDYDGMKYHEIGFYYVITLPEEHRLYDELEFKGLEDNGKLTFRWFSFEELKGMEVYPVFLKKDLSNLHDTEDIKHYVQK is encoded by the coding sequence GTGGATCTTTTGATAAATTCAGATAACAATAACATAACGTATGAGAAAGATAACAATAAATTCAATTTCCGTGTGGCTGGTATCGTTATACATCAGGGGAAAGTTCTCCTGCACACAACAGAACAAGATGATTTCTGGAATCTGCCTGGAGGGCGGATGGAATTCAACGAAACGACAGAAGCAGCCATTGTGCGCGAGATGTATGAAGAATTGGGTGTTTGTGTACAACCGCAGAGAGTTGCCTTTGTTAGTGAAGATTTCTTTGATTATGATGGCATGAAGTACCATGAGATTGGATTTTATTATGTCATCACATTACCCGAAGAACATAGGCTCTATGATGAATTGGAATTTAAGGGACTTGAGGATAATGGAAAATTGACATTCCGCTGGTTTTCATTTGAAGAGTTGAAAGGTATGGAGGTTTATCCAGTGTTTTTGAAAAAGGATCTGAGTAATCTGCATGATACAGAGGACATTAAGCATTACGTTCAGAAATAG
- a CDS encoding inositol monophosphatase family protein produces the protein MEQTIRLAQEIGERVIRSAGKVAKDHFDQIICAEEKGIFGDVVTEVDHEAERMICDEISIHFPDHEIHSEERGHNGQKSDWLWMIDPLDGTNNFAIGLPIFSVSITLMYRSEPVLGVIYEPLVDRLFVASRGNGASCNLNPMKVQKKEYIHKGTIGWIQGHQVQNEEKAVRLRQHLDVRFKRMMRLWAPTLQWCMLAKGDIDGIVLYHSEGDDLYSGILMAKEAGAIVMDFEGIPFEGMNSEPYLIACHPDHREYFLSVVREGMN, from the coding sequence ATCGAACAAACCATTCGTTTAGCCCAAGAGATTGGGGAGAGAGTCATTCGAAGCGCAGGAAAGGTTGCCAAAGATCATTTTGATCAGATCATCTGTGCAGAGGAGAAGGGTATCTTTGGCGATGTTGTCACTGAAGTAGATCATGAAGCAGAGCGGATGATATGTGATGAAATTAGCATTCATTTTCCCGATCATGAGATCCATAGTGAAGAGCGGGGGCATAACGGACAGAAGAGTGACTGGCTGTGGATGATTGATCCGTTGGACGGAACAAACAACTTTGCCATCGGTCTGCCGATATTTTCCGTTTCCATTACTTTAATGTATCGTTCAGAACCCGTTCTCGGGGTTATTTACGAACCTCTGGTGGATCGTTTGTTTGTGGCATCACGTGGGAATGGAGCATCTTGTAATCTGAATCCCATGAAAGTTCAAAAGAAAGAGTATATTCATAAAGGGACTATTGGCTGGATTCAGGGGCATCAGGTGCAAAATGAGGAGAAGGCTGTTCGACTACGTCAACATCTGGATGTTCGTTTCAAACGAATGATGCGATTATGGGCTCCAACCTTACAATGGTGCATGTTAGCTAAGGGGGATATTGACGGCATTGTGCTCTACCATTCGGAAGGAGACGATTTGTATTCAGGCATATTAATGGCGAAAGAAGCAGGTGCCATTGTTATGGATTTTGAAGGTATTCCCTTTGAAGGCATGAATTCAGAGCCATATCTGATTGCCTGTCATCCGGACCATCGTGAGTATTTCCTGAGTGTCGTTCGGGAGGGAATGAACTGA
- a CDS encoding HAD family hydrolase, translating to MKAIFLDFYGTVVHEDDDILPVIYKQVQAIAQVECTTDEIGAYWWKAFSTLFHASHGSQFTTQRMLNVQSLAETLRHFKSDLQAESLNQEQLAHWRNPGIFADSIPFLHSLKISVYILSNIDTDDVEAAMKAHNIEVAGVITSEDVRSYKPRSEMFDEAIYRYGLQRYEVIHIGDSLTSDVQGAQNAGIQAVWLNRKGKPKPQQITPDYECKSLAEVVHMLEA from the coding sequence ATGAAAGCCATTTTCCTTGATTTCTATGGGACCGTTGTTCATGAAGATGATGATATTCTTCCAGTGATTTATAAACAAGTTCAAGCGATAGCGCAGGTTGAATGCACAACGGATGAGATCGGAGCATATTGGTGGAAGGCTTTTTCAACGTTATTTCATGCAAGCCATGGAAGCCAGTTTACCACGCAAAGAATGCTGAACGTGCAGTCTCTGGCAGAAACGCTTCGCCATTTCAAATCGGATCTACAGGCTGAGTCTCTTAATCAGGAACAGTTGGCTCATTGGCGTAACCCGGGCATATTTGCCGATTCAATTCCCTTTCTTCATTCTCTTAAAATTTCTGTATATATCCTTTCCAATATCGATACTGATGACGTGGAAGCTGCAATGAAGGCGCATAACATTGAAGTGGCCGGGGTGATTACCAGCGAAGATGTTCGATCTTATAAGCCAAGGTCAGAGATGTTTGATGAAGCGATCTATAGGTATGGTTTGCAGCGATATGAGGTAATCCATATCGGGGATTCTCTGACCAGTGATGTACAAGGAGCTCAAAATGCGGGAATTCAGGCTGTCTGGTTGAATCGGAAAGGAAAACCCAAACCGCAACAGATTACTCCGGATTATGAGTGCAAGAGTCTTGCCGAGGTTGTGCATATGTTGGAGGCCTGA
- a CDS encoding NUDIX domain-containing protein, whose protein sequence is MTSRIVVTGGAIIRDQMGRILLQKRSDYGDWGLPGGGMEPGESIEETMIREVKEETGLDVSSYELASIYTGERMKYTYPDGNEVVFVMFLFNVTAELGGKLDHDQTTLLFEDEQNESLELVFKSLDEIDICTINKVQQPVFIDLMNGESKLLRV, encoded by the coding sequence ATGACAAGCCGCATTGTCGTTACGGGCGGAGCTATTATTCGTGATCAAATGGGGAGAATTCTGCTGCAAAAAAGATCAGATTATGGCGACTGGGGATTACCAGGTGGTGGCATGGAACCTGGTGAGAGCATTGAAGAAACCATGATTAGAGAAGTGAAAGAAGAAACGGGTCTTGATGTGAGTTCATATGAACTGGCCTCCATCTACACAGGTGAGAGAATGAAATATACATATCCGGATGGCAACGAGGTTGTATTTGTCATGTTCCTGTTTAACGTCACCGCGGAGCTGGGTGGGAAACTTGATCATGATCAAACCACCCTTTTATTTGAAGATGAACAGAATGAATCGCTAGAGCTTGTTTTTAAAAGTCTGGATGAAATTGATATTTGCACAATCAACAAGGTACAGCAGCCTGTATTTATAGATTTGATGAATGGAGAGTCCAAGCTACTACGAGTGTAA
- a CDS encoding LytTR family DNA-binding domain-containing protein, translated as MKVVFEEELLMEKSMAKVITHPDEKSHWDSIQEAICQSETKLVVINAKNNRNVQIELSSVVAIESEDRLCCVRVITGERYLLNKRLKFVEEELRSSHFMKINNQTIINTRCISEFSSTDHARIQVDLNDGSSYFVSRFYIKNFRGKLS; from the coding sequence ATGAAAGTCGTTTTTGAAGAGGAACTATTAATGGAAAAAAGCATGGCCAAGGTCATAACCCATCCTGATGAGAAGTCCCATTGGGACAGTATCCAAGAAGCGATCTGCCAATCGGAAACAAAACTTGTTGTCATCAATGCCAAGAACAATCGCAATGTGCAGATCGAGTTGAGTTCGGTGGTCGCGATTGAATCAGAGGATCGGTTGTGCTGTGTACGTGTCATCACAGGCGAAAGGTATTTGCTGAACAAACGTCTGAAGTTTGTGGAAGAGGAACTGAGGTCATCCCATTTTATGAAAATCAACAATCAAACGATCATCAATACACGTTGTATTAGCGAATTTTCATCAACAGACCACGCCAGGATCCAGGTTGATCTGAACGATGGTTCCAGTTACTTTGTTAGCCGATTCTATATTAAAAACTTTAGGGGGAAATTATCATGA
- a CDS encoding NUDIX hydrolase has protein sequence MGYIMELRKLVGSRPLIMAGSCVLVFNEQGHLLLQRRTDSLDWGTLGGSLEPGESLEEAAARELYEEAGLRAGAYKLITVFSGQDMYYKYPHGDEVYNVMAVYEATEIQGEPTVMDDEGLELRYFDLSMPIPEINPFTEYVLKKAGYIN, from the coding sequence ATGGGATATATCATGGAGTTGAGAAAGCTGGTGGGCTCGCGCCCTCTAATCATGGCTGGTTCATGTGTATTGGTCTTCAATGAGCAGGGCCATCTGCTATTGCAAAGACGTACAGATAGTCTGGATTGGGGGACCCTTGGCGGATCGTTGGAACCGGGAGAATCTCTGGAGGAAGCAGCAGCACGTGAATTATATGAGGAAGCTGGACTGAGGGCGGGTGCGTATAAACTCATTACCGTTTTCTCAGGTCAGGATATGTATTACAAGTATCCGCATGGAGATGAAGTGTATAATGTCATGGCTGTCTATGAAGCTACAGAGATTCAGGGTGAACCAACGGTCATGGATGATGAAGGACTGGAACTGCGTTATTTTGATCTGAGCATGCCAATCCCAGAGATTAATCCGTTCACGGAATATGTGCTGAAAAAAGCGGGATATATTAACTAA
- a CDS encoding MerR family transcriptional regulator, whose protein sequence is MKSIPISILLASAILGISFIVGCLLLSNQGRVSEPAQAVDQNMPNNNKTLMTIQETAEYLSMTKEQVMDIIKAEQGSFSASGFFEGKMFPFIKVQDQFLVSRIELELWAQDASSSHGRYINGQLH, encoded by the coding sequence ATGAAATCCATTCCGATATCCATACTGTTAGCTAGTGCCATTTTGGGAATATCGTTTATTGTTGGCTGCCTGCTGCTATCAAATCAGGGAAGAGTCAGTGAACCGGCTCAGGCAGTGGATCAGAATATGCCGAACAATAACAAAACATTAATGACCATCCAAGAAACGGCGGAGTATCTGAGTATGACTAAAGAACAGGTGATGGACATAATCAAAGCAGAACAAGGAAGTTTCTCGGCATCGGGTTTCTTTGAAGGAAAAATGTTTCCTTTCATCAAGGTCCAAGATCAATTTTTGGTTAGTAGAATCGAGTTGGAATTGTGGGCTCAGGACGCATCTTCAAGTCATGGAAGATATATTAATGGGCAGTTGCATTAA
- a CDS encoding Type 1 glutamine amidotransferase-like domain-containing protein: protein MTKLVLLGDLYFESNHELNQKILSLFNSDQPSIGYVPSCSDPDRRYFEHTRRYYNQLGIETIDYYDLDSEYEENRFNTIFETDAIHLSGGNTFYFLSLLQKRNAMGLLRSYVNKGGILIGVSAGSILTTPTIEIAGYGEDADENHVGFIDKQALALVDFEFSPHWDGTEEALDSLRDYAHANSTTVYACKDGGGIVIDGEVVESYGDVRRIN from the coding sequence ATGACCAAGTTGGTCTTGTTAGGTGATTTATATTTCGAATCTAACCACGAACTAAATCAGAAAATTTTGAGCTTGTTCAACTCTGATCAGCCTTCCATCGGTTATGTACCTTCGTGTTCTGACCCGGATAGAAGATATTTCGAGCATACGAGACGTTACTATAATCAACTGGGCATCGAAACGATTGATTATTATGATCTCGATTCAGAATACGAGGAAAATAGATTCAATACCATTTTTGAGACCGATGCGATTCATTTATCTGGAGGGAATACTTTTTATTTTCTAAGTTTACTACAGAAGAGAAATGCAATGGGATTACTGCGTTCCTATGTGAATAAGGGCGGCATTCTGATTGGGGTTAGCGCAGGCAGTATTTTAACTACACCAACGATTGAAATAGCTGGATATGGTGAAGATGCAGACGAGAACCATGTTGGATTTATTGACAAGCAGGCTCTGGCACTCGTTGATTTTGAATTTTCGCCACATTGGGATGGAACGGAAGAAGCTTTGGATTCATTAAGAGATTACGCACATGCCAATTCTACAACAGTTTATGCTTGCAAAGATGGTGGCGGGATCGTTATCGATGGTGAAGTGGTAGAGTCATATGGCGATGTACGTCGTATAAACTGA
- a CDS encoding GNAT family N-acetyltransferase: MNVQITRIDNSQKELFLNLYNLYLYDLSEFSGEDLLEEGKYDPTNTYLYLERAELHPFFIQYEGKVIGFVLVCSPPYVDDDVDYTVQELFLVKKYRGQGLATQAVNRVFAQFQGRFKVEQLANNQSAVSFWKKYYEHHHIEYVESEYSIEIENVAGSHRILSQSFVYARTD, encoded by the coding sequence ATGAATGTTCAAATCACCAGAATCGATAACAGTCAAAAAGAATTATTTTTAAACCTGTACAACCTGTATCTATATGATCTGTCCGAATTCTCGGGGGAGGATTTGCTTGAAGAGGGAAAGTACGATCCAACGAATACCTATCTCTATCTGGAACGAGCGGAATTACATCCGTTTTTTATTCAATATGAGGGGAAGGTTATCGGATTTGTGCTGGTTTGCTCTCCTCCATATGTAGATGATGATGTAGATTATACGGTACAAGAACTGTTTCTGGTCAAAAAATATCGTGGACAGGGATTGGCGACTCAAGCGGTTAATCGGGTGTTTGCACAATTTCAGGGCAGATTCAAAGTGGAGCAACTTGCTAACAACCAATCCGCTGTTTCGTTCTGGAAAAAATACTATGAACATCATCACATTGAATATGTCGAGTCTGAATATAGCATTGAAATCGAGAATGTCGCTGGCAGCCATCGGATTCTGTCACAGTCATTTGTATATGCAAGAACGGACTAG
- a CDS encoding immunity protein Imm33 domain-containing protein: protein MMTNADSIQEQMQMCQKYNADYVPSELHHKIGIAWNVKEKLEPIHGMRIQPEGDTTGWYIWADEYSEADDFFVPLHVTHIDDWDPKIKKYLGLAPGWRFVIAEDYEDVWFDEQLLNRA from the coding sequence ATGATGACAAATGCTGATTCCATCCAGGAACAGATGCAGATGTGTCAGAAATATAATGCCGACTACGTACCCAGCGAACTACACCATAAGATTGGAATTGCCTGGAACGTCAAAGAGAAGTTGGAACCGATCCACGGCATGCGTATTCAGCCCGAGGGAGATACAACCGGATGGTATATTTGGGCGGATGAATACTCGGAGGCAGATGACTTTTTTGTACCATTACATGTAACACACATCGATGACTGGGACCCGAAAATCAAGAAGTACCTCGGACTTGCGCCTGGTTGGCGGTTTGTGATTGCAGAAGATTATGAGGATGTATGGTTTGACGAGCAGCTACTGAACAGAGCATAA
- a CDS encoding aminoglycoside adenylyltransferase domain-containing protein yields the protein MDELAVLRTVTHLLKEECSDSLVGIYLHGSMAMGCFHPNQSDIDILVVCREQLSADTYRRIAKRLMQIEDEMHMVTGFELSIILESTVTSLTFPTPFEFHYSAYHREKYRTDDQYLCGGYEDPDLVAHLAVIVDRGVVLAGKPIKELFQPVKREYMLASITSDVGSALEEITENPVYYVLNLSRVLLYVQESVIYSKREAGEWAFIHILPKYKEVISQCLAKYNGELESVNLSDDMLLDYAKYMLNEIKGLAESG from the coding sequence GTGGATGAACTGGCGGTACTACGTACAGTTACTCATTTGTTAAAAGAAGAATGTTCGGATTCCCTGGTGGGAATTTATTTGCACGGGTCCATGGCTATGGGGTGCTTCCATCCCAATCAAAGCGATATCGATATTCTGGTGGTATGTCGGGAGCAGCTGTCTGCTGATACCTATCGAAGGATTGCGAAGAGATTGATGCAGATAGAAGATGAAATGCACATGGTCACAGGGTTTGAACTTAGTATTATCTTGGAGTCTACGGTTACTAGTCTGACGTTTCCAACTCCATTTGAATTTCATTACTCTGCGTATCACCGGGAAAAGTATAGAACAGATGATCAATATCTTTGCGGTGGATACGAAGATCCAGATCTGGTAGCACACCTGGCCGTTATTGTTGACCGTGGAGTAGTGCTTGCTGGCAAACCTATTAAGGAGTTATTCCAGCCTGTAAAACGTGAATATATGCTGGCCTCTATTACATCTGATGTTGGTTCAGCTCTGGAAGAAATAACGGAGAATCCTGTTTACTATGTTTTGAACCTATCACGGGTTCTATTGTATGTGCAAGAGTCGGTCATATACTCCAAGCGAGAAGCAGGCGAGTGGGCATTCATTCATATTTTACCCAAGTACAAAGAAGTCATCTCACAATGTCTCGCAAAGTATAACGGAGAGCTGGAAAGCGTGAATCTGAGTGATGATATGCTTCTGGATTATGCGAAGTACATGTTGAACGAAATTAAAGGTTTGGCGGAATCTGGTTGA
- a CDS encoding PhzF family phenazine biosynthesis protein, with protein sequence MSEITVYHYDAFSTVPGKGNPAGVVFDADSLNEVAMQQIALKVGFNETVFVMSSDVADVRLRYFTPGHEINLCGHATMASMYGLKTRGLLEDKQSITIETNVGILPIQFQQDGDMINIEMKQDQPHFLPFQGDIEKLANSINLTMDDLDLSTPIVYGSTGTWTLLIPIRKRISFQQMKPDSSQFPEILNENPKASLHPFTLETRDSDALMHARHFSSPFSGTTEDPVTGTASGVMGAYYLEYMNSEMDQVHFVVEQGHEIGRDGKVHVSVVRNGQDMDVRIRGTAVFVEEMKVELDT encoded by the coding sequence ATGAGTGAAATCACTGTATATCATTATGATGCTTTTTCGACTGTCCCCGGTAAAGGAAATCCGGCCGGAGTTGTTTTTGACGCCGATTCGTTGAATGAGGTAGCAATGCAGCAGATTGCGCTTAAAGTTGGCTTTAATGAAACGGTTTTCGTGATGAGTTCCGACGTGGCAGACGTTAGATTACGATATTTCACACCGGGTCATGAGATTAATTTGTGCGGGCACGCCACGATGGCATCCATGTATGGGTTAAAGACCAGAGGGCTATTGGAGGACAAACAGTCGATTACCATTGAGACTAATGTAGGCATATTGCCGATTCAGTTCCAGCAGGATGGCGATATGATTAACATCGAGATGAAGCAGGATCAACCCCATTTCTTGCCATTCCAAGGTGATATAGAAAAGCTGGCAAATTCCATTAATCTAACCATGGATGATCTTGATCTATCCACACCCATCGTCTACGGAAGTACGGGGACCTGGACGTTGTTGATACCGATTCGCAAACGGATCTCTTTCCAACAAATGAAACCGGATTCTTCTCAATTTCCTGAGATATTAAATGAGAATCCGAAAGCTTCTTTGCATCCCTTTACACTGGAAACCCGCGATTCAGATGCTCTAATGCATGCCAGACATTTTTCATCGCCCTTTTCGGGTACTACTGAGGATCCGGTTACGGGAACAGCATCCGGTGTGATGGGTGCCTATTATTTGGAGTATATGAATTCTGAGATGGATCAGGTTCATTTTGTTGTGGAGCAAGGGCATGAGATTGGGAGAGATGGGAAAGTTCATGTTAGTGTGGTCAGAAATGGACAGGACATGGATGTCAGAATACGAGGAACGGCTGTTTTTGTGGAGGAAATGAAAGTGGAGTTGGATACGTAA
- a CDS encoding HD domain-containing protein, with amino-acid sequence MIVNETLQEQIQFLIEIDKLKTIERKTRIIHGDRLENDAEHSWHLAMMALILQSHSNKEVDLLKVIKMLLVHDLVEIDAGDTFAYDTVGNTDKYDREIRAAHRLFGMLPEDQAQELLNLWLEFEAKETPEAQFASSLDRLQPLIHNHQNEGDTWQKYNITSEQVLNRNREIANGSETLWTYAQQIIQNSVDKGILTQSKS; translated from the coding sequence ATGATCGTGAACGAAACGTTACAGGAGCAGATTCAATTTCTAATTGAGATTGATAAATTGAAAACGATAGAACGAAAAACGAGAATTATCCATGGTGACAGACTCGAAAATGATGCGGAGCATTCCTGGCATCTGGCGATGATGGCCTTGATTTTGCAGAGCCATTCCAACAAGGAGGTGGATCTTCTCAAAGTCATTAAAATGCTTCTCGTTCATGATCTGGTTGAGATCGATGCCGGAGATACATTTGCCTACGATACGGTAGGGAATACGGATAAATATGACCGTGAGATCAGGGCAGCCCATCGCCTGTTTGGGATGTTGCCTGAGGATCAGGCTCAAGAACTGTTGAATCTATGGCTAGAATTCGAGGCAAAGGAAACCCCTGAGGCGCAGTTTGCCTCGTCCCTGGATCGGTTGCAGCCGTTGATCCACAATCATCAGAATGAGGGAGATACGTGGCAGAAATACAATATTACAAGTGAACAGGTGTTAAACAGAAATCGTGAGATTGCGAACGGCTCCGAAACATTGTGGACATACGCACAGCAGATTATCCAAAATTCTGTGGACAAGGGAATCTTGACTCAATCCAAGTCTTAG
- a CDS encoding histidine phosphatase family protein, which translates to MDIIFIRHGHAEHLLHYPHQLNQLHPELTEQGKRQATKLRKQIKILPEDIVLVSPTKRTIETYVHETFS; encoded by the coding sequence GTGGATATCATATTTATTCGTCATGGTCACGCTGAACATTTGCTTCATTATCCTCATCAGCTAAACCAGTTGCATCCGGAGCTTACCGAACAAGGAAAGAGACAGGCGACTAAATTGCGAAAGCAGATTAAAATCTTACCGGAAGACATCGTTTTGGTGAGTCCCACGAAACGAACGATAGAAACATATGTACATGAAACCTTTTCCTGA
- a CDS encoding nucleoside deaminase — protein MRLSDYEYLVLALEEADQALIEGTYPIGAIIVDTDGNVVSKGRNRVFSECDPTAHAEVDAIRQAGQHLLDVSKKRYTKNDLTLYTTCEPCPMCSCTILMSGIKKIVWAADDEGYGGLRRFKEGPHFIHLFDTLSCVAAPYLDLENRQRALLAQWNIGRGLLNTEWETPKQ, from the coding sequence GTGAGATTATCGGACTATGAATATTTAGTTTTGGCTCTGGAAGAGGCAGATCAGGCGTTAATAGAAGGGACATATCCGATTGGTGCAATAATTGTGGATACGGATGGGAATGTCGTGAGCAAAGGAAGAAACCGAGTCTTCTCCGAATGTGATCCCACCGCACACGCTGAAGTCGATGCGATTCGTCAAGCAGGGCAACATTTGCTGGATGTAAGTAAGAAGCGATACACGAAGAATGACCTGACCCTCTACACCACCTGTGAACCTTGTCCCATGTGTTCATGCACCATCTTAATGTCGGGGATCAAAAAGATCGTATGGGCAGCGGATGATGAAGGGTATGGCGGGCTTAGACGTTTTAAGGAGGGCCCTCATTTTATCCATCTGTTCGACACACTTTCCTGTGTTGCAGCGCCATATCTTGATTTGGAAAATAGACAGCGGGCATTGCTTGCCCAATGGAATATTGGTAGAGGTTTGCTTAATACAGAGTGGGAGACTCCCAAACAATGA
- a CDS encoding adenylyl-sulfate kinase, with protein sequence MTRQLILIEGLPGSGKSTIAKMVSEILIEQGKKVQLFQEGNLDHPADYEGVAFYSAEEFRSLVDAHEACIHILESRATAHQDGFLIPYRKMKEEFGESFPDHVVQEIFSKDIYELPFEQNVKLITEKWRSFTEGVISAADDSITIFECCFIQNPLTIGLVKTNQSREENVKYVLDLERIVQPLNPLLIYIHQQDLAHTFDKAIQERPKEWSDGFVQYYTNQGWGLAEGYHGVQGTVKVLQARKELETEIYQLLKIDKHWLDNSEYNRPACQEELEKILKG encoded by the coding sequence ATGACAAGACAATTAATACTTATTGAGGGATTACCGGGTTCAGGAAAGTCGACGATTGCCAAGATGGTATCTGAAATTCTGATTGAGCAAGGCAAGAAGGTGCAACTCTTTCAGGAAGGTAATCTGGATCACCCTGCTGATTATGAGGGGGTTGCCTTTTATTCTGCGGAAGAATTCAGGTCTTTGGTGGATGCTCACGAGGCATGTATACATATATTGGAGAGCAGAGCTACAGCCCATCAGGATGGTTTTCTGATTCCTTATCGCAAAATGAAAGAAGAGTTTGGAGAGAGTTTCCCTGATCATGTGGTGCAGGAGATATTTAGCAAAGATATTTACGAACTGCCTTTTGAACAAAATGTAAAGCTGATCACCGAAAAATGGCGGAGTTTTACCGAAGGCGTGATAAGCGCGGCTGATGATTCCATCACCATATTCGAATGTTGTTTTATTCAGAATCCACTGACCATAGGTTTGGTGAAAACGAATCAATCCAGAGAAGAAAACGTTAAATATGTTTTGGACTTGGAGCGGATCGTTCAACCATTAAATCCACTACTAATCTATATTCATCAGCAGGATCTGGCACATACATTTGACAAGGCGATCCAGGAAAGACCCAAGGAATGGTCCGATGGATTCGTACAATATTACACAAATCAAGGATGGGGGCTCGCGGAAGGATATCATGGTGTTCAAGGCACGGTGAAGGTTCTTCAGGCAAGAAAAGAGTTGGAGACCGAGATTTATCAGTTGCTGAAGATAGACAAACACTGGCTGGACAATTCGGAATATAACCGCCCTGCTTGCCAGGAGGAACTGGAGAAGATTTTGAAAGGGTAA